A window of the Podarcis raffonei isolate rPodRaf1 chromosome 4, rPodRaf1.pri, whole genome shotgun sequence genome harbors these coding sequences:
- the LOC128412033 gene encoding zinc finger protein 420-like isoform X10, whose product MEENHGIVATLDCEELEIKKKGDQDKIPREKQGKNLECGESCSQSSHYTFQQRIIIEKKPYQCMECGKSFRYRNSLTFHQRIHTGEKPYQCVECGKSFTVKRDFLVHQTIHSGEKPFECQECGKSFRNKSTLTTHQRIHTGEKPYQCVECGKSFTHSSNLTSHQRIHTGEKPFQCLECGKSFRQNGSLTSHQRIHTGEKPYQCVECGKSFSQSSSLTFHQRIHTGEKPYQCVECGKSFTESSSLTSHQRIHTGEKPYQCVECGKSFSTSSNLTSHQRIHTGEKPYQCVECGKSFSTSSSLTSHRRIHTGQKPYQCVECGKSFTNSSSLTSHQRIHTGEKPFQCLECGKSFSQNGSLTSHQIFHTGEKPYQCMECGKSFSTSSSLTSHERIHTGEKPYQCMECGKSFSTSSSLTSHHRIHTGEKPYQCVECGKSFKDSSSLTSHQRIHTGEKPYQCIECGKSFSISSSLTSHERIHTGEKPYQCMECGKSFRKSSNLTSHQRIHTGDKPYQCFECGKSFSISSSLTSHHRIHTGEKPYQCVECGKSFCRRSNLTFHQKTHSEENQRIVELWSWM is encoded by the coding sequence attgtgaAGAATTGGAAATCAAGAAAAAGGGTGATCAAGACAAAATCCCCAGAGAGAAGCAAggtaaaaatttggagtgtggagagagctgcagtcagagctcccattacACTTTCCAACAAAGAATTATCATTGaaaagaaaccctatcagtgcatggaatgtggaaagagcttccgttacAGAAAtagtctcactttccatcaaagaattcatacaggggagaaaccctatcagtgtgtggaatgtggaaagagctttactgTGAAAAGAGATTTCCTAGTACATCAGACGATTCACAGTGGAGAGAAACCATTTGAGTgtcaagagtgtggaaagagcttccgtaaCAAAAGCACTCTCAccacccatcaaagaattcatacaggggagaaaccatatcagtgtgtggaatgtggaaagagcttcactcatagctccaatctcacttcccatcagagaattcatacaggggagaaaccctttcagtgcttggaatgtggaaagagctttaggcAGAAcggcagtctcacttcccatcagagaattcatacaggggagaaaccgtatcagtgtgtggaatgtggaaagagcttcagtcagagctcctctctcactttccatcaaagaattcatacaggggagaaaccctatcagtgtgtggaatgtggaaagagcttcactgaaagttcctctctcacttcccatcagagaattcatacaggggagaaaccctatcagtgcgtggaatgtggaaagagcttcagtaccagctccaatctcacttcccatcaaagaattcatacaggggagaaaccctatcagtgtgtggaatgtggaaagagcttcagtaccagctccagtctcacttcccatagaagaattcatacagggcagaaaccctatcagtgtgtggaatgtggaaagagcttcactaacagctcctctctcacttcccatcaaagaattcatacaggggagaaaccctttcagtgcttggaatgtggaaagagctttagtcagaacggcagtctcacttcccatcaaatatttcatacaggggagaaaccctatcagtgcatggaatgtggaaagagcttcagtaccagctcctctctcacttcccatgaaagaattcatacaggggagaaaccctatcagtgcatggaatgtggaaagagcttcagtaccagctcctctctcacttcccatcacagaattcatacaggggagaaaccctatcagtgtgtggaatgtggaaagagcttcaaagatagctcctctctcacttcccatcaaagaattcatacaggggagaaaccatatcagtgcattgaatgtggaaagagcttcagtatcagctcctctctcacttcccatgaaagaattcatacaggggagaaaccctatcagtgcatggaatgtggaaagagcttcaggaagagctccaatctcacttcccatcaaagaattcatacaggggataaaccatatcagtgctttgaatgtggaaagagcttcagtatcagctcctctctcacttcccatcacagaattcatacaggggagaaaccctatcagtgcgtggaatgtggaaagagcttctgtcgGAGATCCAATCTCACTTTTCATCAAAAAACTCATAGTGAGGAGAATCAGAGGatcgtagaattgtggagttggatgtGA